A stretch of Bradyrhizobium sp. AZCC 2262 DNA encodes these proteins:
- a CDS encoding ABC transporter substrate-binding protein produces MRSIAAVVGRRGLARAAGAVALAAVMALGAVPSPAQDITIGEGIALGWGQFFVADHDKTWEKHGLIPKVSTFASGRLVLDALVGGGVVIGTAAETPVVFATLNGLPVRIIATMNRHEPFDLVAIKDIKTNKDIKGRRIGYSQGTNAHLYLSKLLKQEGLSWSDITAVSLNPGDFVSSLAGGAIDGFIWTEPHLSQAVGQAPDKFHIIRAEGLYNTYSTVITLQSTIDSKPDLLVKALKALIEADDNIKRDPDAAATLTAERIKLDPAIAKAFWKRANFKFDLDKPALVSQLEEQARWAVDNKLVRPDAKIPDFNTVVVTSVLDKARRE; encoded by the coding sequence GTGAGATCCATTGCTGCTGTTGTCGGACGAAGAGGGCTCGCGCGCGCGGCTGGGGCTGTGGCGCTCGCGGCCGTCATGGCGTTGGGGGCCGTGCCGTCGCCCGCCCAGGATATCACCATCGGCGAAGGCATCGCGCTCGGGTGGGGACAGTTCTTCGTCGCCGATCACGACAAGACCTGGGAAAAGCACGGGCTGATTCCCAAAGTATCGACATTCGCGAGCGGCCGGCTGGTGCTGGACGCACTGGTCGGTGGCGGGGTGGTGATCGGCACCGCGGCCGAGACGCCAGTGGTGTTCGCCACACTCAACGGGCTGCCGGTGCGTATCATCGCCACGATGAACCGGCATGAGCCGTTCGATCTCGTCGCCATCAAGGACATCAAGACCAACAAGGATATCAAGGGCCGGCGCATCGGCTATTCGCAGGGTACCAATGCGCATCTCTACTTGTCCAAATTGCTCAAGCAGGAAGGCCTTTCGTGGTCGGATATTACCGCGGTCAGCCTCAACCCTGGCGATTTCGTCAGCAGTCTCGCCGGCGGAGCGATCGATGGTTTCATCTGGACCGAGCCGCACCTGTCGCAAGCGGTCGGGCAGGCGCCGGACAAGTTCCACATCATTCGCGCGGAAGGTCTCTACAACACCTATTCGACGGTCATCACCCTGCAATCCACCATCGACAGCAAGCCGGACCTGCTCGTCAAGGCGCTGAAGGCGCTCATCGAGGCGGATGACAACATCAAGCGGGATCCCGATGCTGCCGCGACGCTGACGGCCGAGCGCATCAAGCTCGATCCCGCCATTGCAAAGGCGTTCTGGAAGCGGGCGAATTTCAAGTTCGATCTCGACAAGCCGGCGCTGGTTTCCCAGCTCGAAGAGCAGGCCAGGTGGGCGGTTGACAACAAGCTGGTGCGGCCGGACGCCAAGATCCCGGACTTCAATACGGTGGTGGTGACGTCGGTGCTCGACAAGGCACGCAGGGAATGA
- a CDS encoding ABC transporter ATP-binding protein, whose amino-acid sequence MNARVEISPHAAVDRPLINCVDLGHVYDTGRGRTTALGNVSLTIDRGEFVCVLGPSGCGKTTLLNILAGFVAPSHGDIKVNGSAIDGPSAERGVVFQDYSLFPWLTAQANVEFGLRMAGRAARERAEIARDLLRLVGLPEAGAKYPFELSGGMKQRVAIARALATRPSLLLMDEPFAALDAMTRSSLQARLIDIHKQEHPTILFVTHNIAEALVLASRLILMSANPGRIIEDIKVDLPRPRRRTSPRFNELYEHLERAIGLETAE is encoded by the coding sequence ATGAACGCTAGGGTGGAAATCTCGCCGCACGCCGCTGTTGATCGACCGCTGATCAATTGCGTTGATCTCGGCCATGTCTACGATACAGGGCGCGGCCGGACGACCGCGCTCGGCAACGTCTCGCTCACCATCGACCGCGGCGAATTTGTCTGCGTGCTCGGCCCGAGCGGATGCGGCAAGACCACGCTTCTGAATATCCTTGCCGGTTTCGTCGCGCCGTCGCACGGCGATATCAAAGTCAATGGCAGCGCGATCGATGGTCCGAGTGCGGAGCGAGGGGTCGTATTCCAGGACTACTCGCTGTTTCCGTGGCTGACGGCGCAGGCCAATGTGGAGTTTGGATTGCGGATGGCTGGGCGGGCGGCGCGGGAACGCGCCGAGATTGCGCGCGATCTGCTCCGGCTCGTCGGCCTGCCCGAGGCGGGCGCGAAGTACCCGTTCGAACTGTCGGGAGGCATGAAGCAGCGCGTTGCAATTGCACGGGCGCTGGCCACCCGTCCTTCGCTGTTGCTGATGGACGAGCCGTTTGCCGCGCTGGACGCCATGACGCGAAGCTCGTTGCAGGCCAGGCTGATCGACATCCACAAACAGGAGCATCCGACCATCCTGTTCGTGACCCATAACATTGCGGAAGCTTTGGTTCTCGCAAGCCGCCTGATCCTGATGTCGGCCAATCCGGGACGAATCATCGAGGACATAAAGGTGGATTTGCCGCGGCCACGGCGGCGAACGTCGCCACGCTTCAATGAACTGTACGAGCATCTCGAGCGTGCCATTGGGCTCGAGACGGCGGAATAG
- a CDS encoding ABC transporter permease codes for MAVRFSRNTVAGIIGTLAFFGAWEALSRSGLVNSVMLPAPSTIVQSGWSLIVDGELPRHLGASLLRAAVGFVAGSVLAVLVGVAMAQLPLLHGTINPLVQMFRAVPSLAFVPLAIFWFGIGEASKIFLIAWGVFFPVWVNTYVGVRDTSPLLGRAAASLGARGWRNFAYVVIPGALPFIIAGLRVSLSVALVVLVAAELAGAAFGVGYLIQMSQQVFRVDQMFVGLIVLGAMGFTADLLFERTVRRLLPWYGAERGGAAGRADRAFSVAVNGSSAKAIYCGSQWTGPA; via the coding sequence ATGGCCGTTCGCTTCAGCCGCAATACCGTCGCCGGCATCATCGGTACGCTTGCTTTCTTTGGTGCCTGGGAAGCCCTGAGCCGGAGCGGGCTCGTCAACAGCGTGATGCTTCCGGCGCCCAGCACAATCGTTCAATCCGGCTGGTCGCTGATCGTCGATGGCGAACTGCCCCGTCACCTCGGCGCCAGCCTGCTGCGTGCGGCGGTCGGGTTTGTCGCTGGATCGGTGCTGGCCGTGCTGGTCGGGGTCGCGATGGCGCAACTGCCGCTACTGCACGGAACCATCAATCCGCTGGTACAGATGTTCCGGGCCGTACCGTCGCTTGCATTCGTGCCGCTTGCGATCTTCTGGTTTGGCATCGGGGAGGCATCAAAGATCTTCCTGATCGCCTGGGGCGTGTTCTTTCCGGTCTGGGTCAACACCTACGTCGGAGTACGCGACACCAGCCCGCTGCTGGGGCGCGCGGCGGCCAGTCTGGGCGCGCGCGGTTGGCGTAATTTCGCGTACGTCGTCATCCCCGGTGCGTTGCCCTTCATCATCGCCGGGCTTCGGGTCAGCCTGTCAGTCGCGCTGGTAGTGTTGGTCGCGGCGGAACTGGCCGGTGCGGCCTTTGGGGTCGGTTACCTCATTCAGATGTCGCAGCAGGTGTTCCGCGTCGATCAGATGTTCGTCGGCTTGATCGTGCTCGGTGCGATGGGATTTACGGCCGATCTCCTGTTCGAACGCACAGTTCGCCGATTGCTACCCTGGTACGGTGCCGAGCGGGGCGGGGCAGCGGGGCGGGCAGATCGAGCGTTCTCGGTCGCCGTGAACGGAAGCAGCGCGAAAGCAATTTATTGCGGGTCCCAATGGACCGGACCAGCCTAA
- a CDS encoding gamma-butyrobetaine hydroxylase-like domain-containing protein, which translates to MQPTNVELREESTALALTWPDCGTRLLEAETLRRASRAASEIRRQVDGVELVIPSGLYVSAVEPIGNYALRLSFSDGHDRGIYPWSYLRELAGQH; encoded by the coding sequence GTGCAACCCACTAACGTCGAACTACGCGAAGAATCGACGGCGCTGGCACTGACCTGGCCGGATTGCGGAACCCGGCTGCTCGAAGCGGAGACGCTGCGCCGGGCAAGTCGTGCGGCCAGCGAGATTCGCCGGCAGGTCGACGGGGTCGAACTCGTGATTCCGTCAGGGCTTTACGTGTCCGCGGTCGAGCCGATCGGGAATTATGCCCTGCGCCTGTCGTTTTCGGACGGGCACGATCGCGGCATCTATCCCTGGTCCTATTTGCGCGAACTTGCCGGACAGCATTGA
- a CDS encoding fumarate reductase/succinate dehydrogenase flavoprotein subunit, translated as MDEIKDGVTEVTCDVLVIGGGTAGPMAAYKAKRRNPAARVVLLEKANVKRSGAIAMGMDGLNNAVVPGYATPEQYTKEITIANDGICDQAPVYKYASRCFDIIQELDRFGIKFQKNENGDFDVKKVHHLGSYVLPMPNGDTVKKALYRQLRREKVLISNRYMATRLLNGRDGQIAGAIAVNTRSAELLVLRAKTVILCAGAAGRLGLPQSGYLWGTYENATNSGDGYAMAYHAGAGLANLECYQINPLIKDYNGPACAYVAGPFGAYTANSEGNRFIECDYWSGQMMQEFYNELQSGKGPVFLKLNHLHSDTVSKIEAVLHNVERPSRGRFHENRGTNYRERMIEMHISEIGFCSGHSASGVFVDEFARTTVPGLYAAGDMASVPHNYMLGAFTNGAVAGEHAAEFAANIDLPDYDPADVAREQARVLAPTRREDGIPPNQLEYKARRFVNDYLQPPKVTAKMKIGQARFAEIREDMENAMVVRDAHELMRSLEVASILDCADMAAFASLFRTESRWGLYHHRVEYPEKNDDEWFCHSILRKQDGLMIAEKRPVAPYVVLIVESERSAYDRQRIRQHA; from the coding sequence ATGGATGAGATCAAGGACGGCGTGACAGAAGTCACCTGCGATGTCCTCGTGATCGGTGGCGGGACCGCCGGGCCGATGGCGGCGTACAAGGCCAAGCGCCGCAATCCCGCCGCGCGCGTGGTGCTGCTAGAAAAAGCCAACGTCAAGCGATCGGGCGCAATCGCGATGGGCATGGACGGGCTCAACAACGCCGTCGTTCCCGGTTATGCCACGCCCGAGCAATACACCAAGGAAATCACCATCGCCAATGATGGCATCTGCGACCAGGCGCCGGTCTACAAATACGCGTCGCGCTGCTTTGATATCATCCAGGAACTCGACCGTTTCGGGATCAAGTTCCAGAAAAACGAGAACGGCGATTTCGACGTCAAGAAGGTCCATCACCTCGGCTCGTACGTGCTGCCGATGCCGAACGGCGATACCGTCAAGAAGGCGTTGTATCGCCAGCTTCGCCGCGAAAAGGTACTGATCTCCAACCGCTATATGGCGACGCGCCTGTTGAATGGACGGGACGGGCAGATCGCGGGCGCAATCGCCGTCAATACGCGCAGCGCCGAGCTTCTGGTGCTGCGTGCCAAAACCGTGATCCTTTGCGCCGGCGCGGCGGGTCGTCTTGGCCTGCCGCAATCCGGCTATCTCTGGGGCACCTATGAGAATGCCACCAATTCCGGCGACGGATATGCGATGGCCTATCATGCCGGAGCGGGGCTCGCGAATCTCGAGTGCTATCAGATCAATCCTCTGATCAAGGATTACAACGGCCCCGCCTGCGCCTATGTGGCCGGTCCGTTCGGCGCCTATACCGCCAATAGTGAGGGTAATCGCTTCATCGAATGCGACTATTGGTCGGGCCAGATGATGCAAGAGTTCTACAACGAACTGCAATCCGGCAAGGGACCGGTGTTCTTGAAGCTCAACCATTTGCACAGCGACACCGTCAGCAAGATCGAGGCCGTGCTGCACAATGTCGAACGTCCGTCGCGCGGCCGGTTCCACGAAAATCGTGGCACCAACTACCGCGAGCGCATGATCGAGATGCATATTTCCGAGATCGGGTTCTGCTCAGGCCACAGCGCATCCGGCGTTTTCGTCGACGAGTTCGCGCGTACCACAGTGCCGGGCCTGTATGCCGCGGGCGATATGGCCAGCGTGCCGCATAACTACATGCTTGGCGCGTTCACCAATGGCGCGGTGGCGGGGGAGCACGCGGCGGAATTCGCCGCGAATATCGATCTTCCCGACTACGACCCCGCTGACGTCGCCCGCGAGCAGGCGCGCGTGCTGGCGCCGACAAGGCGGGAGGACGGGATTCCGCCGAACCAGCTCGAATACAAGGCCCGACGCTTCGTGAACGACTACCTTCAGCCGCCGAAGGTCACGGCGAAGATGAAGATCGGCCAGGCGCGCTTTGCCGAGATTCGCGAGGACATGGAAAACGCCATGGTGGTACGCGATGCGCACGAACTGATGCGCTCGCTGGAGGTCGCCTCCATTCTGGATTGTGCCGATATGGCGGCGTTCGCCTCGTTGTTCCGCACCGAGAGCCGCTGGGGCCTCTATCATCACCGCGTTGAATATCCGGAAAAGAACGATGACGAGTGGTTCTGCCACAGTATCCTGCGCAAGCAGGACGGCCTGATGATCGCGGAAAAGCGGCCGGTCGCACCCTATGTGGTTCTGATAGTGGAATCCGAGCGTTCTGCTTACGACCGCCAGCGCATCCGCCAACACGCCTGA
- a CDS encoding 4Fe-4S dicluster domain-containing protein: MPIANTPTTVPVIVDEAKCIADKGCTVCVDVCPLDVLRISDLTGKAYMKYDECWYCMPCETDCPTGAVTVNIPYLLR; the protein is encoded by the coding sequence ATGCCGATTGCCAACACCCCCACAACCGTCCCTGTCATTGTCGACGAGGCTAAATGCATCGCCGACAAGGGCTGCACCGTCTGCGTCGATGTATGCCCCCTCGATGTGCTCCGGATCAGCGATCTCACCGGCAAGGCGTACATGAAGTATGACGAGTGCTGGTATTGCATGCCGTGCGAGACCGACTGCCCGACCGGGGCCGTGACCGTCAACATTCCCTATCTGTTGCGCTGA
- a CDS encoding HEAT repeat domain-containing protein — MTAFEPFEAFGDLEEISERLDSPDPSVRRLAVIDLVETSSGEAIPLLVRAAGDSDAEVRLQTARALGEFDGVDVAKALAGALTDPATVVAQAAADSLAELRDSTASTVLLPLVTHSSAFVRAAIFRALKALQVSASLGPAIAALGDADAAARVQAVGVIGYLKTIETLPSLIHATRDEDADVRLAAINALSFARNEAAAQAAADALSDGEWQVRAVAAETIGRIGQISVATALIRSLDDGYWQVRQKALQSLGQLHARAAVASIIPFLDDPLPSLRKDAAAALGEIADPKASDALAARAQDEDPDVRKTVIWALGKIEARN; from the coding sequence ATGACCGCGTTCGAACCATTCGAGGCGTTCGGTGACCTCGAGGAGATTTCCGAGCGGCTGGATAGCCCGGATCCATCGGTGCGGCGTCTTGCGGTCATCGATCTCGTGGAGACGTCGAGCGGTGAGGCCATTCCGCTGCTGGTACGGGCAGCGGGCGATTCGGATGCCGAGGTAAGGCTGCAGACCGCCCGGGCGTTGGGCGAGTTCGACGGCGTAGATGTGGCCAAAGCGCTGGCAGGTGCTCTGACCGACCCCGCGACGGTTGTCGCGCAGGCCGCCGCGGACAGTCTCGCGGAACTTCGCGATTCGACGGCCAGCACCGTATTGCTCCCCTTGGTGACGCATTCATCGGCCTTCGTGCGTGCTGCGATCTTTCGCGCGCTCAAGGCGCTGCAGGTCAGCGCGTCGCTCGGGCCGGCCATTGCCGCCCTCGGCGACGCTGATGCCGCGGCGCGCGTGCAGGCGGTCGGCGTGATCGGCTATCTGAAGACGATCGAGACGTTGCCTTCACTGATCCATGCGACCAGGGACGAGGACGCCGACGTCAGGCTTGCAGCCATCAATGCGCTGTCCTTTGCACGCAATGAGGCGGCGGCACAGGCGGCCGCGGACGCGCTGTCGGATGGCGAATGGCAGGTGAGAGCGGTGGCGGCCGAGACAATAGGGCGGATCGGCCAGATTTCGGTAGCGACGGCGCTGATCCGGTCACTCGATGATGGCTACTGGCAAGTTCGTCAGAAGGCGCTGCAGAGCCTTGGCCAGCTCCACGCACGTGCTGCCGTCGCCTCCATCATTCCATTCCTTGATGATCCGCTTCCCTCGCTGCGCAAGGACGCCGCCGCGGCGCTCGGCGAAATTGCCGATCCGAAAGCTAGCGACGCGCTTGCGGCGCGCGCTCAGGACGAAGATCCGGATGTACGCAAGACCGTGATCTGGGCGCTCGGAAAAATCGAGGCGCGCAACTAG
- a CDS encoding Crp/Fnr family transcriptional regulator has protein sequence MSESIEGLNVGAHFLDRLSAQQIAQVQGAGRTVPVHQGEMVFNQGEHHDGIFVIKRGQVRVYYTAPSGREITLAYWTPGHFIGGPDIYGGGIHMWSGVAIEDCEITALSGATLQKLLTQMPAFALALIDGLIAKGKCYSSMAQILGTRSVIERLAQYLLNLSELYGVSDGDTIVINRKVTHDQIAAMVGSTRQWVTMMLKRFQAKRIIAIEGSVIRIKRIDLLETILFKD, from the coding sequence ATGAGCGAATCCATCGAGGGGCTGAATGTCGGCGCACATTTTCTCGATCGTCTGTCCGCCCAGCAGATCGCGCAGGTTCAGGGCGCGGGTCGCACCGTTCCCGTGCACCAGGGCGAGATGGTGTTCAATCAGGGTGAACATCATGACGGGATATTCGTCATCAAGCGCGGCCAGGTTCGGGTCTATTACACCGCCCCCTCTGGCCGCGAGATCACCCTTGCTTACTGGACGCCAGGCCATTTCATTGGCGGGCCGGATATATACGGCGGCGGCATACATATGTGGTCCGGCGTCGCGATCGAGGATTGCGAGATCACGGCATTGTCCGGCGCCACCCTGCAGAAGCTTCTGACGCAGATGCCGGCGTTTGCACTGGCACTGATCGACGGGCTGATCGCCAAGGGCAAGTGCTACTCCTCAATGGCGCAGATCCTGGGAACCCGATCAGTGATCGAGCGGCTGGCGCAATATCTATTGAACCTGTCCGAGCTCTACGGCGTTTCCGATGGCGATACGATCGTCATCAATCGCAAGGTAACCCACGACCAGATTGCGGCAATGGTCGGATCGACCCGCCAGTGGGTCACGATGATGCTCAAGCGCTTTCAAGCCAAGCGCATCATCGCCATCGAGGGCAGCGTCATCCGCATCAAGCGCATCGATCTGCTGGAGACGATCCTGTTCAAGGACTAG
- a CDS encoding ABC transporter substrate-binding protein, translating into MISSGIVRITAAVAVAMIGLTGMSRAETIRVAVGTQDTTINCVTGGLLIRELKLLEKFLPRDGKYKDVTYDIQWKNFTSGAPLTNEMVAGKLDLGAMADFPGSLNGVAFQKASRRSLFISVLSGSTKGSGNGIVVPVNSPVQSIADLKGKTISVPFASTSHGMLLRAIEAQGWNPETDVNIITQAPEVAGPALQANKIEAHADFVPFAELFPWRGFARKIFDGSQVNAPTLHGSLVDAEYADKYPEIVVAYLRAALEADRLIAEEPEKYSELITKVTGIDAEVAYLFHGPLGLQTRSVTWKPEYRQAVATSIKTLRHLKRADSDLDINQFVTDKFIRTALSQVGRDYDAELKDYAQLPLKAKDATTGADITDFSRVAQIWVKDEPKLRHFSSPENALQALAALEKEGKAVRVVYAQDRDSGIKLFANQAWFVRSGKGELSAFLLKDGAEKWSKEHGGNVIDYAGARGSPVASR; encoded by the coding sequence ATGATCTCTTCTGGTATTGTGAGAATAACCGCTGCCGTCGCGGTTGCGATGATCGGTCTGACCGGCATGTCGCGCGCCGAAACCATTCGTGTTGCGGTCGGGACGCAGGACACGACGATCAATTGCGTAACCGGCGGGCTTTTGATCCGCGAACTCAAGCTCCTTGAGAAGTTTCTGCCGCGCGATGGCAAATACAAGGACGTCACCTACGATATCCAGTGGAAGAACTTCACCAGCGGCGCGCCGCTCACCAACGAGATGGTTGCCGGCAAGCTCGATCTCGGCGCCATGGCGGATTTCCCGGGCTCACTGAACGGTGTAGCGTTCCAGAAAGCCAGCCGGCGCAGCCTCTTCATCAGCGTTCTCTCTGGCAGCACCAAGGGCAGCGGCAACGGCATCGTGGTGCCGGTGAATTCCCCGGTGCAGTCGATTGCCGATCTGAAGGGCAAGACAATCTCCGTTCCCTTTGCGTCGACTTCTCACGGCATGTTGCTCCGAGCGATCGAAGCCCAGGGCTGGAACCCGGAGACGGACGTCAACATCATCACGCAGGCTCCTGAAGTCGCAGGACCCGCGCTGCAAGCGAACAAGATCGAAGCCCATGCCGACTTCGTGCCGTTCGCCGAGCTGTTCCCGTGGCGGGGTTTCGCGCGCAAGATCTTTGACGGATCGCAAGTCAACGCGCCGACCCTTCATGGATCCCTGGTCGATGCCGAATATGCAGACAAATATCCCGAGATCGTCGTTGCGTATCTGCGCGCCGCACTAGAGGCCGACCGCCTGATCGCCGAAGAACCCGAAAAATACAGCGAGCTGATCACCAAGGTGACAGGCATCGATGCGGAAGTGGCTTATCTGTTTCACGGGCCGCTTGGCCTGCAGACGCGCAGCGTGACCTGGAAGCCGGAATACCGTCAGGCGGTAGCGACATCGATCAAGACGCTGAGGCATCTGAAGCGCGCCGACAGCGACCTCGACATCAATCAATTCGTCACTGACAAATTCATCCGCACAGCGCTATCGCAGGTCGGCCGCGATTACGACGCTGAGCTGAAGGATTACGCCCAGCTTCCTCTGAAAGCCAAGGATGCGACGACTGGAGCCGACATCACGGATTTCAGCCGGGTGGCGCAAATCTGGGTCAAGGACGAACCCAAGCTCCGTCACTTCAGCTCGCCAGAGAACGCGTTGCAAGCGCTCGCTGCGCTGGAGAAGGAAGGCAAGGCGGTCCGCGTGGTCTATGCGCAGGATCGCGATAGCGGCATCAAGCTGTTTGCGAACCAGGCGTGGTTCGTCCGCTCGGGCAAGGGCGAACTGAGTGCGTTCCTGCTCAAGGACGGCGCCGAGAAATGGTCGAAGGAGCACGGCGGTAACGTGATCGATTACGCCGGTGCGCGCGGATCCCCGGTGGCGAGCCGGTAG